The Leptospira harrisiae sequence TGTTAAAGCCTGAACAAAGGGAAAAATTTGCTGATTTAGTGGAACGATTTGCAAGTCGCCATCAACCACCGGAAGAGTAAACAATGCCTGAGTTTGACTTCGAATCAGTAGTCAAAGAAACCAAATATTTGGTTTTGAAAACGGTCGGTGATACCCTCATCGACCGTTTTGATGATGCAACAGAAGATGTAGTACAAGAAGTGTACTTTCGCGTTTTTAAGTCTTTAGAGAAGGGTGGGTTTGATGGAAGATCCAAAATCTCTACATGGATATACACCATCGCACGAAATGAAGCCCTTCGTATGAATGAAAAACGATTACGCGAAGAAGAAAAGGCAAAAAGGTATTTAGTTAAAAACAAAGTCCAATTGTCTGGGGTGAGAGAAGAGTCCTCTTTTGAAAAAGAAGAATGGATTGAATCCATGTTAGGCCAGATCCCAGAAGTCTATCGACAGACCTTACGTCTCTATTTGGCTGGCAATACCATGGAAGAGATTGCAAAAGAATTAGCAGTAAGACAAGGTACAGTCAAATCACGATTGTTTCGAACAAAGGAATGGATCCGCAATCATATACCAGGAGGAAAAAATGAATTCCAAGAATCCTAAAAAATGGGAACAACTTTTGAATGATTCTGATTTCGAATTGCGTCTGCTGAGACGGACAAAATCCAGAATCCAAAGAGATAAGACAAAACGAAAAGTATATGTTACATTAGCCTTTTCGACCCTTCTCTTTTCCCTAATTTTTTTCAATGAGTTCGTTCTGGAACCGAGTGAATTATCAACTAATGTCCATTATTTGTTGGACGAACTTAGTTCAGAGTCAATCGTTAGTTTGAGTATGGATTGACATTTATCAATGTTGAATGTTGGGAACTTGTACCGGAGGTTTTTTTAAAAAGAGTGTGATTTTATTTTCCTTTGCGTCATAATTTAGTAAGGGAAGTGAAAAATATGAATGCCTGCATCCTATACCTAAACAAAAAGCGAATTGAGATGATTAAGTTTGAATCTGATCAAATGCGATCGAGAACTTGGGAAAAATCGAAAGAGTCGGATGTCTGGGATTTTGAGGAAATCACAAATACTCTTCAATCACCTAACGAAGTGATTTTGGTAGGTGAGTCTGAATTGAATACTCAATACAAAAGATGGTTGGTCAACCATGATAGAAATTTAGCAAAAAAACTCATTGCAGTGATCGGGAACAATAATGATAACAATATAAACCAAGACCTTGTAAGTCATTTTAAAGAAAAATACTTTCGGGGAAGAGGATTTTAGAAGTAAAGATAGGATGAATGTCGCAAAGCCACATAGCTCTAGTTTGATGCAACGAGGATTGGAAAAAGTTGATTACTAACTAAAGTAGATGATCGCAAGATTCTCCATGGGTGTGGAAAAAAAGGCGGTAGAGCAAAAAACTTAGAGATGTTAATATTACAATGGTTCCAAAGGCAGGAATCCATTTTGTAGGGATTTTGTGCCTCCATTTGCTAACAATCCACCCAAGGCCGGTTAATGCGGGTAAAGTTCCTAAATAAAAGAAAAACATAACAAATCCACCGTTTAACAACGTACCTGTGGCAAAAGAAGCAGCATAAGCTGGATATAAAACCCCACAAGGGAGTAGGGCGCTCACTATTCCAATACCAAAACCAAGACCATTTTTACTAAATCGGGACCGAATGGTTTCTAAAAATTTACGAATGCCTTTTGGTAAAGAGCCAAAGGAAGAAGTTGATTTTGTAGAATAAGCGCGGATGGCAAAGACAACTAAAAATAAAAACGTAAGAACACCCGCCACACCTTGGACGGCACTTAATTCTCCTAATGCATTGGCACCTTTTCCCAGAAATCCTAGAACCATACCAAGGAAAGAATAGGAAACCACTCTTCCGAAATGATAGAGATAGATAGGAATTTGTTTTCCTTTCTCTGTTTGTAATAGAGAAACAAATGGACCACACATTACCAAACAATGGAAGCTACTGACAAATCCATACACAAAGATGGAGCCAAAAAAACTAAGATTTGCTAGTTGGTCCATCAGTTGAATTTGATTTAGATTGGTTCTCCTGAGGGTATTCTTCCTCGAAAAACATTCTATATTTTGGAGATTCAATGTCTTCAAATTGACCTTTGCGGAAGGCGGTAATAAAGACATAAAGAAAGAAGGCGGCAATACACATTGCCATGGGGATGGTTAAGTAGAGGGCTTCCATTGGGGGATCCTAAATCTAATAGAAAGAGAATTGAGAAGCACTGTCAAGCTAGAACATGCCATAAACACAGCACAGATCACTGGCAACATTAGTCCGAACATGGCTAGTGGCAACATAATCGAATTATAACAAAAGGAAATGATGATATTTTGTATAATCACCTCTCTTGTTTTTTTGGCGGATAGTAAGGAATGAACGAGACCATTTAAATTTCCAGAAGTCAAAACTACATCTGACTTTTCTAAAGAAAGATCTTCTGCTTCTGTGTGAGAGATGGATACATTGGCCTGTGCCAAAGACAAACTATCATTGATCCCGTCTCCCACCATGATGACTACATTTCCTTTGGTTTGCGCACTTGTTATAATATTTCTTTTGTCTTCAGGAGAAAGATCAGAAATATATTTTTCAATGCCAAGGGAGTCAGCGATAAACTTTACAGCCGCAAAACGATCCCCTGAGAGGATAGAAATATTCGGAACAAAATGTTTGAGTAAGGAAACAAAGGAACGAGCTCCGGGACGGATTTCATCGGCGAGTAAAAAACTCCCTAAATAAGTTCCATTCACAGCAAATAATATTAAAGATCCCTCTCCTTCTGGTAAATTTTCCATAGAGATATTTTCGCTTTCGAGTAAGTTTTTATTTCCTATGAGAACCGAAAATTTTTTCGAATCCCATTCTAAGTTTGCTTTCACTCCTCTTCCTGGAATGTTTTCTAAATTGAGTAAATGGATGGATTCGGCTCGTTTGGTAACAGAACTAAATGGATGCAAATACTTCACAAGAGATTTTGCGAGAGGATGATTCACTTCTTTCTCAATTCGATAAACAAGTGGTAGGTGGTCATCTTTGACAGACACTTGTCTCACTAAAAACTTACCTTCTGTGAGTGTCCCTGTTTTATCTAAGAAGATGGTATTGGCTTTTGCAAGTGCTTCCACAACGGATGGATTCTTTAAAAGTACACCTTTATCCGCATTAAGGATATGATTTGTGACTAGTGCTGTTGGAACAGAAATTCCAAGGGCACAAGGGCAAGCAACAATGAGAACCGAAATGGTAGTGACAAGGCTTTGTTCCAAATTTCCACCTGAAACATAATACCAAACAAAAAAACTAAGAAAGGCCAGTCCAAATACAACAGAAATAAAATACGAGGCGATTCTTTCCGTTAGGATTTGTAATTTTGGTTTGAGATGTAGAGCTTCCTCTAATCTGAGTTTGAGGGAAGAAAGAGTTGATGCATGGTAGTCGGAACCAGCCACAATCAAAGCTGGATTGTCCATTGCAAGGGAACCTGCAAGAATCATATCCCCTTTCTTTTTTCGAATGGGCAATGACTCACCTGTTAAAAAAGATTCATCCACATAAGTCTGTTCCGATACAAGGATGGCATCCACCGGGATTCGTTTTCCTGGAGCCACTCGAATCGTATCGCCAATTTTAATTTCCGAACTCGGGATGGTTTCTTCTCCTGACTCTGTAACTCTCACCGATGTTTCGGGAAGTTTACAAAGAATGGACTCCAATTTGTCGGAAGCAAACACTCTTGCTTTTTCTTCGAAGTACTTCCCAATTAAAATAAAGAAGTAAATCATTGCGACAGAATCAAAATATACTTCACCTACATCAGTCAGTGTTACATAAACTGAATAGAAGTATGCCATTGAGATTCCTAAAAATAATAGGAAGTCCATCGATAAGGTTCTTCGCCTGATGCTTGTTAGGAACCCTGACATAAAAGGATATCCCGAATAGAGATAAGCGGGAGTGGCAAATACCCAAGAAGCATAATGGAAGAGACGTTTGATGTCCAAATCGATCCCAGTGAAATAACCGGAATATAATGCCACACTTAGGATCATGATGTTCCCAAAACAAAACCCAGCCACACCAATGCGTAGGAGTAGTGTCTTTAATTGTTTTGTTTTTTCTAACGTGCCTTCTGTCGGAGAAAATAGTACAGGTTTATAGCCGATGGCACGAATCAGAGATAAAATTTTTGAGATTTTGATTTTGGAACGATCAAACCGGACCCGAGCTCTCCCGGATGCAAAATTAATTTGAGCGGAGATGATTCCTTCTTCTTCGTTTAAAACTTTTTCATTGATCCAAACACAAGCGGAACAATGGATATTTGTGATTTGGATCGAAACTTCAGAAAATTCCCCTGACTTGCGAACAAACTTTTCATAAACAAGTTCGTTTTCGACATCTGCATCAGAATCTTCGATCCGGACTGGATCAAGTTTTGTATTTCCCTTTAAATTGTAGTAATAACTTCCACCGAGTGAGTTAATGATGGAGTATACAGTTTCGCATCCTTCACAACAAAAAACTTTTGTATCCTTTCCGACCTTTGCTTCAATCCTCACCAATCGGATTGGATTTCCGCAGTGGTCACATTCTGTCTTTGTTAGATCAGAAACAGTTTCGTTCATTTAACAGATATTTTTCCTTCTCGTTCGAAAGCCTTACCGCCTATATCAGCAACAAGCCTTAAATTCCAAGTTCCCTTTTCTAAAAGTGGGATTTTCCCAACAAATCCATTGTTAGTTGGCTTTAGATTATATTGTGCTGTATTTTTAGTGGTGGCATTTCTTTCCAAATAAACCGTCATCGATTTTGCGCTAACGTTGGTTACTGCGCCATCTTTTTCTAGTTGGACTGAAATTTCTGATTCACCTGTTGGGAGGAGGGTTTGGGAGTCCCAATTTGTTTTGATCAGATACCCTTGTTTTAAAAGTTCTTTTTGGTTTTCAATGGCTTTTTCATAGTTCAAACCAATTTCGTAATAGTTTTTGTCCATCACAGGTTCGAAGTTTTTATAAGTCAAACGAATGGTATAGAAAGTAGCCGCTACAAGTGCCGTAAAACTAAACAGGACCACATACATGGCATTTCGTAAACTGGGGTGTAATTCTTTAAACATCATTACCTCCTTGGTAATGTTAAGGAGAGTTTTTTCTCCAATCGTTCGTCTGAATCCTCTGCATTTTTTAATACAATGGAACCTGGTAAGTAGCCTTCATTTAATTCTTGTTCTGTGAGAGTTTGTGTCTCTAAAACCACAGAAATACTTTTG is a genomic window containing:
- a CDS encoding RNA polymerase sigma factor, producing MPEFDFESVVKETKYLVLKTVGDTLIDRFDDATEDVVQEVYFRVFKSLEKGGFDGRSKISTWIYTIARNEALRMNEKRLREEEKAKRYLVKNKVQLSGVREESSFEKEEWIESMLGQIPEVYRQTLRLYLAGNTMEEIAKELAVRQGTVKSRLFRTKEWIRNHIPGGKNEFQES
- a CDS encoding sulfite exporter TauE/SafE family protein, with the translated sequence MDQLANLSFFGSIFVYGFVSSFHCLVMCGPFVSLLQTEKGKQIPIYLYHFGRVVSYSFLGMVLGFLGKGANALGELSAVQGVAGVLTFLFLVVFAIRAYSTKSTSSFGSLPKGIRKFLETIRSRFSKNGLGFGIGIVSALLPCGVLYPAYAASFATGTLLNGGFVMFFFYLGTLPALTGLGWIVSKWRHKIPTKWIPAFGTIVILTSLSFLLYRLFFHTHGESCDHLL
- a CDS encoding cbb3-type cytochrome oxidase assembly protein yields the protein MEALYLTIPMAMCIAAFFLYVFITAFRKGQFEDIESPKYRMFFEEEYPQENQSKSNSTDGPTSKS
- a CDS encoding heavy metal translocating P-type ATPase gives rise to the protein MNETVSDLTKTECDHCGNPIRLVRIEAKVGKDTKVFCCEGCETVYSIINSLGGSYYYNLKGNTKLDPVRIEDSDADVENELVYEKFVRKSGEFSEVSIQITNIHCSACVWINEKVLNEEEGIISAQINFASGRARVRFDRSKIKISKILSLIRAIGYKPVLFSPTEGTLEKTKQLKTLLLRIGVAGFCFGNIMILSVALYSGYFTGIDLDIKRLFHYASWVFATPAYLYSGYPFMSGFLTSIRRRTLSMDFLLFLGISMAYFYSVYVTLTDVGEVYFDSVAMIYFFILIGKYFEEKARVFASDKLESILCKLPETSVRVTESGEETIPSSEIKIGDTIRVAPGKRIPVDAILVSEQTYVDESFLTGESLPIRKKKGDMILAGSLAMDNPALIVAGSDYHASTLSSLKLRLEEALHLKPKLQILTERIASYFISVVFGLAFLSFFVWYYVSGGNLEQSLVTTISVLIVACPCALGISVPTALVTNHILNADKGVLLKNPSVVEALAKANTIFLDKTGTLTEGKFLVRQVSVKDDHLPLVYRIEKEVNHPLAKSLVKYLHPFSSVTKRAESIHLLNLENIPGRGVKANLEWDSKKFSVLIGNKNLLESENISMENLPEGEGSLILFAVNGTYLGSFLLADEIRPGARSFVSLLKHFVPNISILSGDRFAAVKFIADSLGIEKYISDLSPEDKRNIITSAQTKGNVVIMVGDGINDSLSLAQANVSISHTEAEDLSLEKSDVVLTSGNLNGLVHSLLSAKKTREVIIQNIIISFCYNSIMLPLAMFGLMLPVICAVFMACSSLTVLLNSLSIRFRIPQWKPST
- a CDS encoding FixH family protein — translated: MMFKELHPSLRNAMYVVLFSFTALVAATFYTIRLTYKNFEPVMDKNYYEIGLNYEKAIENQKELLKQGYLIKTNWDSQTLLPTGESEISVQLEKDGAVTNVSAKSMTVYLERNATTKNTAQYNLKPTNNGFVGKIPLLEKGTWNLRLVADIGGKAFEREGKISVK